CGTACTCTGATATTGCGCTTTCCACTGAGGATGATCGCTGAATTCCATTTCGCGACGTTTCCATATTTAGACTGATATGCAGATCACCGTAAGAAAAATTGACCGGTCTGTCTCAGTCTGGTAAAAGACGTGCAATGGCAAAGAATAAGTCTTACAAATCTTATGTGAGGTAATTTCTCCTTGGATGAATGTGTTTCCTTTGATGTTGTCGACACAATcaaaaaatttgtttactttttcCCGTTTACACTCTGTGTGTTTATTAAAGCTGATAGTCTGACACTTTCATTCTTTCCTCTAGAAAGAGAATACGTACAACATAGATAAGACTtcactgatttttgtaatttttgttttcacAGACATGCAACATGcatataaatgtttttttttcagcgTTATTTTCAATAtctatttagtaatcgcgagagcttCGCTAATTGAGTAGTGCCTGTAGGatttgtctgcattagtccgtTGCTTACAATATTCTGGCTAACACCGATGTACTATTCCTAGCCAACTAATTTCTGTGAATGATACAATTTCTCTATTATAAACGTTTAATTGTGTGTCGGACTTTGATAAATGCGTGTCGTTTTCTCTCATTATTCTAGTTGATGGTGCATAAGGTACTGAATCCTACGACACATTAATAAAAATACTTTGCgatcaagacagaaaattatgatTGCTTTATCCAAGTGACGATGCCACCATTTCAGGAAAAAACAAAATGCTAAAAGTGACGCCGAATATTTCAGCTGAAGTCCTGGCAATCACTTATAACAAATCTTTAAATGCCAATAATCTACGACTTGAATGGAGAAAGTTAACAATATCCATTGTATTTATGAAAGCAAACACAAAGCACTGTCGAAATTATTGAGGTATACATGTACTTTGTACAGTAACTAGACGCTATACACGTGTGTTACAAAACGGAAATGAGAAACATTGTAAGGAATCAGGAGACCAAAACTCATTCGGTTTGGTCGATCATGTGTAGACTGTCTTTTCATATGTTTTGAATAAGGCCGAACAGACCATTTAACAATAGCAGACCTAGACAAGGCGTTGGCATGCTGCCATTACATACCTTATTACTTAGTTTGAGGAATACCGCAATTACAGCTTTCTACTGTAGATGAGCCAGCTCCGTTAAACTGGGTAATGTGTTAGCAGAGAAGTTCCAAATTATCTAAATACATCGACAGGATTGACCATTGGTTTATATGAATAAATATGAAACCTGTGGAGAAGTAAACATGACCAATGAAAAGTGGGAGATGATAAACAATGACCGTCTTCTGTTCGCTGACGGTAGGGTGATAGTTGCCGATGATAGTGATATATATGCTCACGAAGCTGTTTGAGGAACATGAAAAGTAGGGTTTAAAATAAACTCAAGTGAAGCTGGTTATATGCCATCATATATAATCCTCCTCCCATGAAggatggaacttgccgttggtggagaggcttgcgtgcctcagcgatacagatagccgtacagtaggtggaACCACAGTGGACGGGtacatgttgagaggccagacaaatgagtTGTTCCTGAAAtggggcagcagccttatcagtaaATGCAGGGgcgttgtaacattaaccaaaactgcctttctgtgctggtactgcgaatggctgaaagcaaggggaaacttcaacCGAAAATATTCCAGAGggtatgcacctttactgtatggttaaatggtgatggcgtcctcttgggtaaaatatttcggaggtaaaatagtctcccattcggatctccgggtagggactactcagaaggacgacgatgtcagtagaaagaaaactgacattccacGGATCGgaacgtagaatgtcagatcccttaatcggacaggtaggttagaaaatttaaaaaagcaggTGGAtatgttaaagctagatatagcgggaattagtgaagttcggtcgcatgaagaacaagacttgtggtcaggtgaatgcacggttataaatacaaagtcaaataggggtaatgctggagtacataataataaataaataaataataatatataataactgAAGCAAAAATAGAACCGCGGgtaagctgctacgaacagcacagtgaacgcagtAGCGAatatagacacgaaacccatgtcTACgaatgtagtacaagtttatactccAAATAGCTCCGCATATGACGAAcagattgacgaaatgtatgatgagataagagaaatggTTCAGACATTTAAGTGCAAcctaaatttaatagtcatggggagctTCAATTTGATACTACGAAAAcgaagagaagggaaagtagtaggtgaatatggaaagggtgcaaggaatgaaagaggaagacgcctggtaaaattttgcacagagcataacttacatATCTAGCACTTCGTTTGAGAATCATGAACGAAGGCTGTATACGtgcaagaggcctggagacactggaaggtttcagacagctTACGtaatcttcaataaaattcttcagggtataagaccgcatcgtcataattttaaaatgcgccaacgattcggccagcgttgcagctagccttcatcagggccttacgttaactgctaaatgaacacacttggttccttaaatagctgcacgaggaaACCgcgtcgttacttgattggctgtaaaaggaggaggaggaggggtgaaaggtatgctttattggtgttttctTTATTATcggtcattggctgaaatagctgttttctattggtctttatattaatccaccccattggaggagacggacgaatagcgaacaggtgatggctgtgacgtcacactgtttccatgctgtccagaagcctgCTGCGGCGCGCCATTGCCCCGTGTGCCCGCGACCCCCACTGCGGTTCTCCGCGCGTCTGCACGGGCCGcaacggctctgccgccgctccgtagccctgctcttgcaggcagccaagacctcggaagcttgtacccgtcctctctattcatgttggcgggtcttttggctatttctatcgcctctctaatctttcttttgaaagtgagaggctgtttcgccaggacgcgggcttcttgaaaaaatattggtttcccgcactcgtctcggtgttccgccactgctgacttagtgtgttgtttcaggcggatatatctttcatgttccgagagccttgtgctaatcggacgtcccgtctcacctatgtagactaatccacacgcacaaccaatttcatacacgccagctgtgtgtagtttgtcaactacatccttggtagaaccgagcatgtctgatattttgtttctgcttcggaaaattggtttgatgtcggcttttcgtagaattttgccaatacgttcggtgaccccttgtacatatcgtaacacagcaatgctctgtgcctccttctcctcttccctattagtcttctccgttgtcgacatggtgctgtctatcatctgcttcccatagccattagttccgaagatggacctgaggcgttcaagttctgtcttcagatgttcttcgtcgcttatccagtacgctctcttcgttagcgtgtgcaggacggacttcttctgcgtggggtgatggtgggaggaggcatgaaggtacctgtccgtattggttggtttcctgtacactttgtggccaagtttaccatcaggttttcgataaacttccacgtcgagaaaaggcagcaccccattcttctctgtttccattgtaaactgaattttcctatgctgttggttaaggtgcttgtggaagttctgtaactcctcttctccgtggggccagatgacgaaagtatcatcgacatagcgaagccaacaatttggacgtaatggtgcggactggagggctgtttcctcaaatgcctccatgaaaatttctgctgcgattggcgataggggtgagcccatagctacaccgtcagtttgttcataaaattgacctctccacttgaaataggtggtcgtcagacagtggcgcacaagctcacatatgtcaggagccacgcgttcttctaggatgttcacagtatctgacactgggacattcgtgaatagggatttgacgtcgaaactaaccatcagatcttgttccttaacacgcatttcctttaggagagacacgaagtgagtggaatccttaacgtaggactcggtttgatgcactaggtgtcggagcctaggtgccagttctttcgctaggtagtaggtcggcgaatttatactgtttactatgggccttaaggggaagtcggttttgtgtaccttcggtacaccatatatccttggtgcctgtgtcacttgcgggatgaatcttctggccttgtcgaagttgattctagagtgcttgagcagtgcctgcgtcgttttgattaccttggcagtttcttgtagataggttctgcgagaatatcttccattcgtttgttgtaatcagttgtgtccaagactacagtggcgttgcccttatctgcctgtaccactactaagtgggggttgtccctgagttccttgatggcatggtattcctcagcgttgatgttttgcttcggtggctttgctttattcagaactctgaccgtttcctgccggatcttctccgcctcggcctgtggcagatgtcgtaccgaagcctctacggattctatgatatcttcttttggaactcgcttaggtgcgactgcaaaattcatccccttggccagaattgctgtggttgcttcgctcaaggtgtggctggagaggttgaccactgtccgtcgcctgtctagtgtcaatgtttcgtccgtgcctttctgttgtagtttgtcgtactttctcatctggcggatagtaatactattgctggtccttgacgcttgctgaaaggttaacctgtcgactttatcccagtcttccatctgaagttttccggccagaaataggtgcagatcacacaaattcctatTGTGAgtatcgagacttatgcggatgtggcggatcctttcccgtagcaatgctttactggctttaacacagatattcctcgccttgttcgtttttatgtgagacgtcaacagcaaagaatacggcacaacactcgtgtctctgcatctcttcaaaaaagcaaggtcattcagcagtttacatctttttaaacgcagtgcttctaacttcttgatgtttccgtggatttcctgcccatacaggttggttaaatgtaagcgtatTGAAGAAGACaatggccgtggaagcctacgcttacacagcttacgtaatggtaagacagagatttaggtacaagGTTTTACATTGTGAaatatttccagtggcagatgtggactctgaccacaatctattggttatgaactgtacattaaaactgaagaaactacaaaatggtgggaattcaaggagatgggacttgCATAAACTgggagaaccagaggttgtacagactttcagaaagagcattagggatcgattgacaagaacgggggaagaaatagagtagaagaagaatgggtagctttgagaaatgaaatagtgaagcagcagaggatcaaataggtaaaaagacgagggctagtagaaatcattggctaacagaagaaaaattcaatgtaattgatgaaaggagaaaaatacaaGTGCAGTGAGTGAAGCatgcaaaaacgaatacaaacgactcaaaaatgagatggacaggaagtgcaaactggctgagcagggatgtctagaagacaaatgtaagggatGTAGATGCATCTATAACTAGGGATAACACAGTCACTGCCTATGTGAAAATAataaagagctttggagaaaagagaaccacttctatgaatatgaaaagctgagatggaaaaccagttctaagcaaagaagggcgggtagaaaggtggaaggaatatatatatggtctatacaagggcgatatacactactggccattaaaattgctacaccaagaagaaatgcagatgataaacggatattcattgcacaaatatattatactagaactgacatgtgattacattttgtcgcaatttgggtgcatagatcctgagaaataagtacccagaacaaccacgtctggccgtaataacggccttgatacgcctgggcactgagtcaaacagatcttggatggcgtgtacaggtgcagctgcccatgcagcttcaacacgataccacaattcatgaagagtagtgactggcgtattgtgacggggcaGTGACTCGGTcaacattgactagacgttttcaattggtgagagatctggagaatgtgctggccagggcagcagtcaaacattttctgtatccagaaaggcccgtacaggacttgcaacatgcggtcgtgcattatcctgctgaaatgtagggtttcacagggatcgaatgaagggtagagccacgggtcgtaacacatctgaaatgtaacgttcacagttcaaagtgccgtcaatgcgaacaagaggtgaccgagacgtctaaccaatgacaccccataccatcacgcctgatgatacgccactatggcgatgacaaatacaagcttccaaagtgcgttcaccgcaatgtcgccaaacacggatgcgaccatcctgatgctgtaaacagaacctggattaatccgaaagaatgtcgttatgccattcgtgcatccaggttcgtcgttgagtacaccatcgcagtcgctgcTGCCTGTGAttcagcgccaagggtaaccgcagccatggtctccgagctgatagtccatactgctgcaaacgttgtcgatctgttcgtgcaggtggttgttgtcttgcaaacgtccccatctgttgactcagggatcgagacgtggctgcaaaatccgttacagccatgcggaaaagatgcctgtcatctcgactgctagtgatacgaggctgttgggatctagcacggctttccgtattacccacctgaacccaccgattccttattctgctaacagtaattggatctcgaccaccgcgagcagcaatatggcgatacgataaaccgcaatcgcgataggctaaaatccgacctttatcaaagtcggaaacgtgatggtatgcatttctcctcgttacacgaggcatctcaagaacgtttcaccaggcaacgccggtcagctgctatgcatgtatgataaatcggttggaaactttcctcatgtcagcacgttgtacgtgtctccaccggtgccaaccttgtgagagtgctctgaaaagctaatcattttcatatcacagcatcttctccctgtcggttaaatgtcgagtctgtagcacgtcatcatcatggtgtaggaattttaatgaccagtactgtACTTGAGGGAATtaatacggaaatggaagaggacgtggacggagatgaaatgggagatatgaaactgaatgaagagttgacagagcaccgaaagacctaagtggaaacaaggccccgggagtagacaatattccattacaactccTGCTAGCTTTGTGAGAAACAGCTTAGCAAAACTCTacaaactggtgagcaagatgtatgagacacgcgaaacaccctcagacttcaaggaggatttaataattaaaattccatagaaagcaagtgttgacaggtttgaatattaccgaactataagcCAGAG
The genomic region above belongs to Schistocerca serialis cubense isolate TAMUIC-IGC-003099 chromosome 6, iqSchSeri2.2, whole genome shotgun sequence and contains:
- the LOC126484881 gene encoding uncharacterized protein LOC126484881, translated to MRKYDKLQQKGTDETLTLDRRRTVVNLSSHTLSEATTAILAKGMNFAVAPKRVPKEDIIESVEASVRHLPQAEAEKIRQETVRVLNKAKPPKQNINAEEYHAIKELRDNPHLVVVQADKGNATVVLDTTDYNKRMEDILAEPIYKKLPR